The Archocentrus centrarchus isolate MPI-CPG fArcCen1 chromosome 1, fArcCen1, whole genome shotgun sequence genome includes the window CCCCCCGACTTCTTTGCGTCCAGTTACAGTAGCGGTGCACCGACAAAAGGACCAGAGAGGCGAGCAAACGGGACGAAAACGGACAGGAGGCAATCCTCTTAGGAAGCCCGCAGCCAATGGCAACACCGCGCCGTAAAGCCAATCAGCGCGGAAGCTTCAGCCTATCccagggttaacacagagaggcagtcATTCACATTTCCACCATCAGCCGTCAGCCTAACGTGCATTTATGTAGACTGTGAAAGTGGTATTactgcaaagtggaagtgttcaggaaccacagcaactctgCTACAAAGTGTCTGACAATGTAAAATTACAGACCGGGGTCATTAAGTATGGAGGTGCATAGTGTGTAAAAGTTGCAACACTCTGCTGACACAATAACCAAgcttcctctggcattaacgtcaatacaaaaactgtgcaccaggagcttcatggcgcGGGTTTCCATGACTGAgaagctcctgtaggtgtaatgtagGGGGACCAGTTCTTTTCTTCATATTGTGTATGTCTTGTTTAAACATTCTGGAACATTATCTGAAATGACAGACATCCTTCAAAATGTTCCCTGTTAGCTGGGTATCCATTGTTATGTGTTTTGAACTTATAAAAGGTTTTCCAAAGAAATTATATCAAGGAAATGAAACATAATGTTTGAGCATATTTTGACACGTACAATTGTGCAATTCAGCACGAACTCTGATAggtatgaaaacacaggaggacaGATGTTTCCTCTGGAAGTGTTTGTATACTCACACATTTTCCAGTGGCAGCTTGAAAAAAGCAAGCCGTCATCTAGGTTCATTCTTCAGATTCTTGTACACATGACTGCGGGAGATTACAACATAAAGGAAAGGCCTGCTTTAATTGCAGTCTCACAGGAAAAGAACACATTTCTTCCAGTAAGAAAATAGGTTTATGTTTACTGGCATCTTAAAGACCTGAAATCCCAagatacaaaatacatttttggactACTTCCATTTGTCAGCAGCTCATCAGCgtaattattttatcattttcagaAGATTCGAGACTTCCaaatcaaaatttgttttgATGAGAACAGCTGCTTTTATCATTTATTCATTATATGGTGGATATTTATAAACATGAAGAACATTGTTTCACTGAGATAAAAAAAGGTTACATGTGCTACTGTTTACCCATTTATCCTTTATCTTAACAGCATGTTCAATCAGGGCTGCGGGTGGCTGTTGGATCCAATCTCAGCTATCATGGGACGAggggcaggatacaccctgcaCAAGTTGCCAGTTTATCACAGGGCTAAAAGCGTAAACTAGGAAAGCTCTTTACAGAGCAGCAAAACTACTAAGGCTCACATGGTGAACTGATTgtaacaataacaaacacaagGGAGGCTGTAAAACCAGAGTTAATGATGTTTAACAAGAGATCTATGACATACATCAACAGCGGCTCTTCTTTCATCAGTGAATGGATGAACTGGGCCTCATTCTcggctcttttccctcaccTTCCTCACTGCACACTTCCTCCTGTGAGGGGAACTGTGGAAGGAAGCACATTTGCTCACTCATCCTACGCGCAACTTCTGCAGCAGAGTTTCCCCTCAAATCCACAGATATCAAGAAGAGAAGAGTTTGGGAGTTAATCTGGTGGTAAATAATCTCATAAACAGGAAATTTGTAATTACCAGTTCCAGTTTAGTTGTAACTTTGGGGGGTTTTTGGTGCTCGGGGTTTTCATGGTAAAACCTTCAGAGCAAGTCAGGCAGACTCTGATATACACAAAGAGGCAAGTTGAGAGTTTTCCACTGGATAAATAGAATCAGTGAGAGATCAGGAGACatcttttttattaataaaaaacgGTTataatttatttctatttttagaaTAAACAATTTCCAGCACAGTGCATTAGTACAGTGTTGCTTCATAGAGTTCCTCTTTTTCACTAAGACTCAGCTAAAACCACAAAATAACAGTACTCCACTATTCATACTATGTACACCACAAATACATGGACATGGCAACAGTTGCAAGGCGACAAGTTGTGTGTTAGAATCACAGATGACATAAAAGATGGGTGTGGCCACAGGGTCAGAAAAGGGATGCCCATAGATGGTGTCAAACCCGAGGCTTCAAAACCTCAGCCCACAGCCCAGTGGGTGGTGTCACACAGGCCACTTCTCTTATATGCTCTTATACACAGTGTTTCACTGGGAACTCTAACTTCAGAGTATTAAAAGTGAATTTCAGTATACTTCAGCCTTGTGTATTTCCCACCAGGAGTTAGCATGGCTCTAATCTGGCACTGTCCACGTCTCTGAGAAATGGGGAATCTGAGGCAGCCTGCTGGCAGACAGTAACCACCATGTTTTTCCACACATTTCCCCCGTGAAAATCTTCTTTAGGCTTTAGTATCCAAACTGCACATGtctaaataaagatataaaatcaTTTGCACTATTTACACCAACAAGACCATTAAACAGCATTTTCACCTACACGGCAGTTATACTCAATGTACAACCCTTTACATGTGTGTGGATTTGATGACAtgaatttattttcatattttccaaagcaaattaaaaaaaaaatgtcttttttgtatttgaaaatgtttcaaCTTGATATTCCTCCCATCGCTGGAAAGGTCAGAAAAACGTTAAACTGATAGAGACGTTTTAGTTGTTGGTGTACTGTGAGTCTTGAGTTTGTACCTTTACAGTCATTAAATATTGAAAATGAACAACTTaatataaaaccaaaaaaaagtaaGCTTATACTACTTAGAGAACGCAGTTTTCTCAGTCAACCGTGTAAATCGAGGGTGGTCTGGAAACAGGCTGCTCTCTTGCAAGCTGTGAAACCAAAGCGGCGGCAGAAATGCAGACAAAGCCACTAAGCTGCTGGTTTGACAACAGTGTTAAAGTCAAGGCTGTACAACAGTTTAAGGAAATAGCTGGTGACATTCAGTATTTGTGTTATTCAGTCTGCATCCGCTCAAGGCCGCATTATCGACCAGGCAAAGCAGAAAACACCCAAAGGGCCCAGTGTGGTCAGCATGGTAATTTGATAACTTGCAAGTGTGTTTGAAGCAGGCCTTTAGGTAGTTTCTGACGTATCATCCTGTTTTGAGAACTCAtctattacttttttttttggtaaaatgatttattaaaatCCTCTAATAAATTTCACATTCCTGAGTAAATAGTTTCAGCTTGGATAATGCTTATCAAGAACTACAGTTGCTGGTTGTTTCAGCCACTTGATATTTGCAGCCAGCTGTGAAACTTCCTGTCTTTACTGGGAATGTAGGAGATGAGGGTGCGTGTGTCCACGCACAGACTTAGATGTGTTTGCCAAGTTTCCTAGAGGAGTTGGCCTTTTAATTCCACACACGTTTAAATCCACACAGTTGGTGACATCTTTTAATAATCTGAGCACTAGAGGAGGCCGAGCTCTGGAGAGGCCAATCtgtgactgatagtgtttcgatgtgcttttactgcattgacagtgcagtaaaagcagtaCAATCCAAGGCCTCTGACTTAAGTCAGCATATTTACAGGAAGTGATTGTAAAGGTTCATGATTGTTTGACAGGAACTTGGAAAGCAGAAGTTTGATAAAAGAGGACGGAGCTTTTTCCATTCAGTATTCAGGTTGCAGGTCACTTCAGTTAAACTCGTTGCTTCCTTGCATCATTTTTGTTGTATTACACCATCAGATGTCATCAGTAGAGGAAGGTAAGCATTGCCTGAATCAAACCAGGGATGATGTCAAATTTGGCGAGCTCCCTCCAAGAATTAGACGGCACCTAACGTCAAAGCAAGAGCTCCAGACTGTCCACATGTCACGTCCACAGTTCACGGGTTGTCACAGTTTTGCTGTACAAGAGGCAAGGCAATGTGCCTAGCCGGGAAACGGAAAACATCCTTTAGGTTGTAGCTTCCCTTTCGGTGTTGTTTATAGTAATGAAAATACAGCACAAAAGCGATGATAACCAGAAGAGCTACAGAGCTACATGCTATTATTATCCACATGAAGGGGTTGGCTGCAGAGTTGGGAGAGGGGGGTTGgtaaagaagacagaaaacagaatattttacattagtcaaacagaaaaaacccaaacactagttgaactgaaactgaatgtgaaaaaaacCCTCACCTTTTATATCCACATTAAACACCATGGTGACATTCCCTGCTTCGTTGCTCACAGTGCAGATATACTGTCCGTTATCCTCAAAGCCTGCAGTATCGATAGTGAGGACGCTGTCACTGTGGGAAGAAAAGCGGTCTGATGGCAGTGTCCAGGTGTAGGTGGGCTTGGGGTTTCCCACAGGGGAGCAGTTCAGGTGTAGAGGGTCTCCTTCTGTGATTGTGATACTAACTGGATTTGGCATCTCATCTATATCTGTGTGATGATTGAAGGAGAAACAGAAggcaacatttttgaaaaaatggGAATAGATGAGTTTGCACCACACATGGACCCATTTTCAGCATcaaacacattatttatttaatcagtGTTGAACTCTATCTTTCCCTCTGTGATGACTGGAAGAGTGAAAAATAGAATCCaatatttcagcaaaatggaaacAATCTGGAAATGAGCTCACATTACTTACTAACGTAATATACAGTAGAAAGTGGAAAGTACCAAATAACATGTCACCATAACTCTGTCCACAGTACAGGCCACAGTtcttcattttcactttgtgcTGCTACACTCTGTTAGATTTCAGAGGCTCATATTTTACCAGTTTATCTACTTCTGTTCTAGTCACGTTGCAGGTTAATCCTCTCCACACTGAACATCTGACATAAAGTTTACACGTAGTGTGACATTCAGAGGTCAGTCTCAAGGTTCAGAGATATGTTCAGTTAGATAATTATTCTACCATATATCACTGTGAAAGGTGACAGATTGTAATGAATACTTCTGGAGTgggtttaaaactttaaaaaacagtttttacagtaCATTGCTTCCACATTTTAATCAATAATAACTGACATTTTGTCATTTAGGATTTAAATACAATAACTATTATCACTTTTTCACGTTCCACACATTAGTTAGAATTCTATTCTGGGTCTCCACAAACTCCTGAGGgaaatatttgatgttttagCAGCTAAAAGCTCCTCTATGTTCACCAGCATGTGTCAGTCAGCGGTTTGGTGATAATGATTTTTAGAGCCTGTTCATTAAGACTGATGAGAGCTGCGAGGAAGACTCAAAAGAGtaaaaggacagaaaaccaAACCAGTGACATCAAACATGctaaaaatgtcaaactttgAGGAACAGATAAAAGAGCTTCTTTCATTACAGCAAAATGACCAAAGATGCAAAACTCACAGTAAACTGAGGCAGTGAGAGTTTGTGATCTCGCCACTGGAGGGGGCTGTGGTCCATCTGGTCCCAGCTCCAGCTTGGCTTCACACCGGTACAGGGCTCCATCATCATCTTTACTGGCGGTGATGTTCAGAGTGAAGATCTTGttcactgctttcttctctTCACTGTTGGACTGTAGGTGACCCAGTGCTTTAGAGCCTCTGTAGAAGGTCACAGTGAGGTTCTGAACAGGAGCTACGTCCTGTACGCTGCACTGCAGTCTGTACTGCTGATGCTCAAACATGGGCCCAGTGTGGTTTACAAAGCTGATGGAGACACTTTTTGGAGGCTCTgagaagacagagaaagagacaaaaatgtaaagaacaacAGCTGAGAGCATGAATCCACGCAAAGAGGTTGAATTCTGAATATAAATGATGAAAAATCAGTAGCAAGCAGCATGTTCAAAAATAAGTATACTTACGGTAGGTAGTTATATCCAGCTTGCTGATACACTGATCACCATCATCAAGGCTATAAAAGCACTGGATATCCATGTCCCATTCAGTCAGTTTTTTAATGGTCCATAACAGTGTGGTTCCATTTTTTATGACTTCTCCCCAAGCTTTTTCCAAGTCAAAAATATTTCCATGGCAGTCCCTCTGACACACAACACATGTAGCATTGGCTGGGTCACCGTGCTTCACTACCAGCCTGGATGGAGTGAATACAGGATATTCTGTACAGTTAAGATCTGTAAGAAACACAGTAAATATTTATAGATTAGCAGAAGAATCTACAATCaaacatcactgtatattctgtATCTTACAATAGTGTAGTTTATACTGTATCtatatatttaatgtatttatatagcattcaCTCATTAATTGCTGCATCAATTTCTCctgtcattttttgtttgtttgtccttAAGCAGGTatttaacaaaatgtttttattaggggtgggactcgattaaaaaaattaatcgaattaattacaagctttgtaattaatcgaaattaatcgcattttaatcgcatttcaatatttgacatgagaaatattaatttaagtttagttgatgaatgaatcaatatacataagcttaaacttcaaaattttgtttattttccccccagtctactacacagaccaatgaagggtggaagtgctcctgtgataagcaaacacctgaaattaaagttaagcatcataactggatagttttattcaacattaatgtctcacttgttatagttggaaattaatcattctctcagctgtattccttgatgttgaaatgtgttatgcttgttttaacagcttattttgaattaaagacttaaaattaaaccacaaaaaggagaaaaagttcgttctccgtttaacagctgcttttacacagctgtgcttcgcactcacggttgctaggcgacatgagctacgcagaggtgaggctgatatgaaggctagctgctcacttcgcctttgtggtgttcgtgggctgcgaaagacgtgggccgggtccttcgcaggatgcggcccctattttggacattgtgcgtcgatataatctgtatgccgggaactcgcgcactgagaaacgttccacggtgcaaagtgcgattaaaatgcgttaaattttttaacgcgttaatttccccgtaattaattaatcgaaattaacgcgttaaagtcccagccctagtttttatttaacattataTGGTTCTGATGTTCTCtctgtatatatttgtttatttaaaataagcCACACAATTAATCAGCAAGGGTATACAAGTAGATTACGTTTTTTAATGTGTTCAACCTTTCACCTGATATCAGAGCATGGTGCACCAGGTTCACAATAATAATTTAGTGGTAAGAAAGGAGACACATGTAGCATATTAAAAGTACAGCATTTAACTGTAGCTTATACTGTGGACTACATGCCACTAGAAGTCTACAGATCATACTACAGTGCACATAATGATGACATAACACGTGTAGCaaacaatccattaaaaatatataaatgcacaTATACAGCcatgtgacaaattaaaggaaaaactcgAACAGTTACAGTGAGGGGACGTTGTGGCTCTTTTACACTGTGATGCGGGTATTTTGCGTGAGGCACAGTCTGAGTCACCATAAATCAGTCTAAAGGTGTTCTGAGTGATCACTTTATCCTGTTAGGAACATTCCTGACAGGAGTGGGCTCTTCTAGGATGACAGCACCCTCATCTAGATGAGTTACGAGTCACTGAATCGTTTAATGACTATTAAAAAACATGTGAATGTTATGTTACAGCTTTCACAGTCTATGAAAAGACGCAGTCTCAAATTTTGATCTAACTTTCAAGCACACATAAACTGTGCAGGTTACAGACTGCTGCATTTGATTTGAATGAAAATTTCCGAAGTCCCCTGCTAAGAAAATACATTCATCATAAATGGAAACTTGGCCTGACATGTTTGTGGGAACGCTGCTGTCGGTTTACACGCACAGGTTCGCCACAGCCCGCATTTCCTCGTGTTTGATGTGGCAAAGTTTCACTCCAGACGCCTTTCCCGACACGATCACAAAGGGGAATTGCGTCTCCTCCCGGGATCGAACAGGGCAGCTGTAAATCACTGATTTATATCAGTGGAGCCTGGTTTCTCAGCCATCACCAAAAGTCCCAATAAAGGAAACTCTTCAGGAAGAatgattttccatctttttttggaGAACCAATTCCAAGACGCTCTAAAGCTGTTCTGGTGTCACTTTATGTTGAGTCCCTTCAATTTGTCGTTTACTTTTCAGTCGTTTACTCTGATAAATCGATAtataatgaaataattaaatctCTGAGACTTACAATAAACGCATCAAGCAAAAGATGAGCACTAAGTTGTGTGAAAGCGACACTTGCtgcaactttttttaaatttaatttaattttttttttatcagttctACAAAGAAACTTAAGCGGAAAATCTGAGAGCGCGGCAGATAACGGGACACTTACCATTGCCGGACACGAAGGCGATCGTCAAATAAATGAAGGATAACAGGAAAGGATAACAGGAAATCATTATGTCCAGATGTCTGTTAATAAAACTCTCCGAGTCAAAACGCTGTTGGCCAGACGATGTCTCGaatgaactgaaagaaaaaaaaggttgaatGTTTATGAAGGTCCAGTCCCTTTATAAGCAGAGCTGTGGGCGGGCACAGCCAATATCATCTCCTCTTTAGGCAACGGTAGCCGAAATCGAAACTATCTCGGAAACGTTGTGGGGGGTTTTTGGGGGGGAATATCCAAAGAATCAAGAATAGGGCATGAACTCCTGACCTGTAAAACGAGCCTCACAGCAGATGAGTACAATGATCCACGCAGCCATTCACGTATATAAAAACTCGTATTTAGTCGAAATAATGTGCCACAAACTCAAAGGCATGTTTTTCTTAAAGGCCTTACAGCTACACTACCCTGTGATGTGGATGAAATATTAGAAATATTTAAGTAAACCACAACACTTGCACTTAGGCACTTTCTGCTAGtctgcacacacaaacgctGAGGTCTGGTTATTTTTTAGTGGAGCACTTGTGGTCCTCATGATTTCCCTTATCTCTTTCCTGTGAACCCTTCCTCTGTTTTGAACCAAGACAAAGTCAGAACCTCTAAAGCACACTAAATCACTTCTGTCCTGTTCATATCCCTTTAATTCTTTCCCACTCCAGAAATCTTCTACAGCCTTGTTCAGTCACTCTTCAGTTATTTTTAGTCTGTTTATTTCGGCTCCCTCTCATTCCAGCTTATAGCCGGCACAGGCAGACTACACATCAGAAACAGAGATATTTTAATGGCATTTGGAGCCACAGCAACACAACCACACGGCTAGAATAGAAAGAACACTTCCATCTGAGGCTCATCTATGGTACACTGCAGGTCAGTCATCTGAATCAGGCACACCAGTTTCATAAACCTAAAAACATATTACTCTGAAGTTTAAATCACCTCATACAAATTGATTCACCATATAGAATAGGTAAAatctattcatttatttatgctctaatttagttttcatttttgagaCAGACACAATAATGTGGCTTGTGGGCCAACCACTGACATTACAGGGACAGTCATTTAGAAATGTTTTAAAGTCATACTGTTTATTGTTTAGTATGAGCTATAATTTGTTATTCAAACCTCACATGAGTTGGAGAGGAAGCATCCAGATCCTTTAAGTAAAAGTACTTTAAATCAACTGCagctaatattaatatttatgatGATTTATTAAACTTGCAGTTTTCTATACGATTGGCTTCTGATTTATATAATTCAGTGGTTTCTGAAATGAATGAGAAATtctctctatataaataaaagaaaaatcagtaaATCTACACACTTGTGAAACTGGAAGAAAGGTCTGTTGATCATCTGATAAGTTGACCAATCGTTTCACTTTGACTCTTTGGTGGtttcatgaaaagaaaaacacatttcacatgtcttcatatttttttatgcacaATATAagattttaatttgtaaaataattaaaactggTGGATAATTATGGAAACACAATCTTTTCTGTAATGGAGTAGAGGTCAAAAGTTTCATAGAAAGTAAAGTACAAGTTCCTCATTTGTGTACTGCTATAGTAAAAGCTACTccagtgctgcctcacagtgtGGCTGAGATCACAGTTTGCCTGCTGAGCAAAGTTCGACTGCTTGCATGTGAAGGTGCTCCTTGTTGCGGGATGGACAGACTGCTGGAGGCCAAACAATCGCCCAGCACACTGGAACTGGGCACATCATAGATCTGCAGCAAAACTTAATTTCAAGTCTAACTCAGCTCTGTGGGTTGGTAGTCTTCTTAGGCAGTAGTTACCCTTATTGATATTTTTATAAGGACACAATAGccatccattttattctgcTTATGCAATTCAGGGTGTCAGGAGCCTATCCTGTATCACTGCAGCTAGTGGGTTCTATCTTTTTGCATAACCAAACCTGGTAAAACCATAACTTGGTGAATAGTGGATATTCTGATAATGATGTGGCATTAAGTTAACTTCGAAACAGACACAACAAGTGGGCTTTATTTCCTCTAAAAGgatcaaaacagtttttttttaaaggaaaagaaaagaaaagaaaagaaaagaaaagaaaagaaaagaaaaatgtttaagaGTGGGCAAAAACTGCCTCAAtattaaggaaaaaataagTTCTAATAGTTGCAAGTAGAAAACCACCACACTGGAAATAGAGttcacaaaaatgtattttctttcaaAGATACTACTGGGCTGGAGTACAATTCTGGCCTGAAGTCCAGGGCCCAAGGGCACCACAATCCAGATATTAACAGGAAAGGTGGTCATTCAAAGGAATAAGCAGTCAGTCCCATATTGGACTTGCTGAGAGAGCATTCACCCACTTTAATAGGTCTTGTGGAAGTGGGGATTGAGTTTCCACTAGAGATCCTGGGACTGCAACTCTCGATCTCTTCCTCTCCAGGTCCTGGGTGTTTTCATCAGGCCGGCCACCTCCTAATTACACAGTGGACTTCTCCTCCTTAGACCTCCTTAGCACACAGGCTCTTATTGGCAGTTCCCAGTTCAGTCCTTTGTTAAAAACTCCAAATATTCCCTGATTAAAAATGGATCCACCTTCCAAAAAAACTGGATTAAAAAGAAACCCCGAAACAACAGAACCAGCCAGGCAGGGTCGAAGATCCTCATTTAAAAGGTGTGCTTTTCACCAACTAAGGTCCGCAGTTCAAAGCAGCTGCTCCTGTGCTCTACAGCTCCTTTGCTTCCTGTCTCACCATCCCCCAATTTTCCTCCTTTTACTCACCTTTTGTTGCATCACTTGAACAGTCAACCCTGGGTTTCCCAACAtagctaaaaataaaaggtgTTGGCAGCGTTCATTATGACCAGTCTCCACCACAGACAGAAGGGCCTCAGATACACACTAATCTATTCCAGGATCATGAGTTCAGACCAGAGGAgacccagatccagttcagactccagtcatttcccagctcatcccgGTCCCGATCCGTTCATAATGGCCTCATTTTCATTCTTGAATTAAAATGGCTCATCATcccaaaactgtactgaaatatttaaaacctataaatgCTTGCCTTTATTGGCAAAACTGTACATTCATTACAGATTTGGAAAGCTGCCTAtggctgaactctgacctttatcagtaactcagtgaaacatctctgctgtggctgtcagagagccttCATCTATCACTtagatcttagatcagattagaaatggTTAAAGTGGATACATTAAAGCAGAGTTTGGCTCTAAAtctcattactcatttttatccagtaaaggcagaaataatgaaattctcaattaaaaaaaaactgaataaagtgaggttgctattccatcaatagattcaaattttattaataataatttcaacAGTTAAATGATCATAAAGTACAGCAAAAACGGTTTTTTATtaagtaaattaaaacaaaaacaaactgacc containing:
- the LOC115779146 gene encoding hemicentin-1-like; translated protein: MISCYPFLLSFIYLTIAFVSGNDLNCTEYPVFTPSRLVVKHGDPANATCVVCQRDCHGNIFDLEKAWGEVIKNGTTLLWTIKKLTEWDMDIQCFYSLDDGDQCISKLDITTYQPPKSVSISFVNHTGPMFEHQQYRLQCSVQDVAPVQNLTVTFYRGSKALGHLQSNSEEKKAVNKIFTLNITASKDDDGALYRCEAKLELGPDGPQPPPVARSQTLTASVYYIDEMPNPVSITITEGDPLHLNCSPVGNPKPTYTWTLPSDRFSSHSDSVLTIDTAGFEDNGQYICTVSNEAGNVTMVFNVDIKANPFMWIIIACSSVALLVIIAFVLYFHYYKQHRKGSYNLKDVFRFPARHIALPLVQQNCDNP